The proteins below are encoded in one region of Leptotrichia sp. oral taxon 218:
- a CDS encoding helix-turn-helix domain-containing protein, which produces MRKIYTECPVEYTASLIANKWKILILRDLLTGTKRYNELTKSIVGISAKVLTENLRQLESDGIVVRKVYPVVPPKVEYSLTKKGSELKPIFDLMNEYGNKYKKK; this is translated from the coding sequence ATGAGAAAAATATATACAGAATGTCCAGTTGAATATACTGCTTCATTAATAGCTAATAAATGGAAAATACTAATATTGAGGGATTTATTAACTGGTACAAAAAGATATAATGAATTAACAAAATCTATAGTCGGAATCAGTGCAAAAGTTTTAACTGAAAATTTAAGACAACTTGAAAGTGATGGAATAGTTGTAAGAAAAGTATATCCAGTTGTTCCACCAAAAGTAGAATATTCTCTTACAAAGAAAGGTAGTGAACTAAAACCCATTTTTGATTTAATGAACGAATATGGAAATAAATATAAGAAAAAATAA
- a CDS encoding helix-turn-helix domain-containing protein, with amino-acid sequence MFILLYLELYFPHNIRRQKEEKELLIDEIAYLVGYTELSSFYRAFKGWIGKTVLQYRKEKE; translated from the coding sequence GTGTTTATATTACTTTACTTGGAATTGTACTTCCCGCACAATATAAGGCGGCAAAAAGAAGAAAAGGAACTTTTAATTGATGAAATAGCCTATCTGGTTGGATATACGGAACTTTCATCGTTTTATCGTGCATTTAAAGGATGGATAGGGAAAACAGTATTGCAGTATAGAAAAGAAAAAGAATAA
- a CDS encoding RNA-binding domain-containing protein, with translation MRKESKKIEFKEKISKSYLKTVSAYSNYKDGKIIFGINDNGEIIGLEKVTENKLNIENTINDSIKPKPEYTLDVEKIEGKNCIVLNVKKGDFPPYYYNGKAYKRNDTSTVEVDRVELNRLILQGSNLDYETIEIENEKLEFKFLEKKLKEIVGIKELNLDILKTLNLYENKKFNIAAELFADNNNRKFSGIDIVVLGENINKILLRENIERKSILEQYSDAISTFERYYEYEEIVGAERVTKEKISKEAFRESVANAIVHRLWDINANIKIVMSNDKIEIISPGSLPPGMSEDEYMRGYVSVLRNPIIANIFYRLGIIEKFGTGIKRIKYEYRENFVKPSFEIYENSIRITLPIIETVPSNLVNGEVKVFEILKKREKLSRKEIEELSGYNKSKVIRSINGLIEKSIVEQLGKGRSVKYQLKK, from the coding sequence ATGAGAAAAGAAAGCAAAAAAATAGAATTTAAGGAAAAAATAAGTAAAAGTTATTTGAAAACAGTTTCTGCTTATTCTAATTATAAAGATGGAAAAATAATTTTTGGGATAAACGATAATGGAGAAATTATAGGGCTGGAAAAAGTGACAGAAAATAAACTTAATATAGAAAACACCATTAACGACAGTATAAAACCTAAGCCAGAATATACATTGGATGTTGAAAAAATAGAAGGAAAAAATTGTATTGTTTTAAATGTGAAAAAAGGAGATTTTCCGCCATATTATTACAATGGTAAAGCCTATAAAAGAAATGACACATCAACAGTTGAAGTAGACAGAGTTGAATTGAACAGGCTGATACTACAGGGAAGTAATCTAGATTATGAAACAATTGAAATAGAAAATGAAAAATTAGAATTTAAGTTTTTAGAAAAAAAATTAAAAGAAATAGTAGGAATAAAAGAACTGAACTTGGATATACTAAAAACATTGAATTTATATGAAAATAAGAAATTTAATATAGCTGCTGAACTTTTTGCAGACAATAATAATAGAAAATTTTCTGGAATTGATATAGTAGTTTTAGGTGAAAATATAAATAAAATATTATTAAGGGAAAATATTGAAAGAAAATCCATACTTGAACAATATTCTGACGCAATCAGTACATTTGAAAGATATTATGAATATGAAGAAATAGTGGGAGCTGAGCGTGTAACAAAAGAAAAAATTTCAAAAGAAGCTTTCAGGGAATCTGTTGCAAATGCAATAGTTCATAGATTGTGGGATATAAATGCGAATATAAAAATAGTAATGTCAAATGATAAAATTGAGATTATATCGCCAGGAAGTTTACCTCCAGGAATGTCAGAAGATGAATATATGAGAGGCTATGTTTCAGTTTTGAGAAATCCCATAATAGCAAATATTTTTTATAGACTAGGAATAATTGAAAAATTTGGAACAGGAATAAAAAGAATAAAATATGAATACAGGGAAAATTTTGTAAAACCGTCTTTTGAGATATATGAAAATAGCATAAGAATAACTTTACCAATAATTGAAACAGTTCCAAGTAATTTAGTCAATGGGGAAGTAAAAGTTTTTGAAATTCTTAAGAAGCGTGAAAAATTAAGTAGAAAAGAAATCGAAGAATTAAGTGGCTATAATAAATCAAAAGTTATAAGATCGATAAATGGTTTAATTGAAAAAAGTATTGTTGAACAGTTGGGAAAAGGACGTTCTGTAAAATATCAATTAAAGAAATAA
- a CDS encoding cupin domain-containing protein, with the protein MKNYSIGIADGARTEFHQTLGLTGAEVSFNSLPAGVSVPFVHSHKENEEIYIITEGKGTLTIDGEVVKIKKGNVIKISPNGKRQFAAADDEGISYVCVQVKENSLTSYTENDGIIY; encoded by the coding sequence ATGAAAAATTATTCAATAGGAATTGCGGATGGAGCAAGAACAGAATTTCATCAAACATTAGGATTAACAGGAGCGGAAGTAAGTTTTAACAGTTTACCTGCAGGTGTAAGCGTACCATTTGTTCATTCACATAAAGAAAATGAGGAAATATATATAATTACAGAGGGTAAAGGTACTCTGACAATTGATGGTGAAGTTGTTAAAATAAAAAAAGGAAATGTAATTAAAATATCCCCTAATGGTAAAAGACAATTTGCAGCCGCAGATGATGAAGGTATCAGCTATGTATGTGTTCAAGTAAAGGAAAATTCATTAACTTCATATACTGAAAATGATGGTATTATATATTAA
- a CDS encoding TMEM175 family protein yields the protein MNKERLAAFMDAVLAIIMTILILELKKPETATLKALWNLRVDFFAYTLSFFWLGTMWVNLHNEWHKIKYITPSIVWVNVVLLFFSSFFPYVTSFVTLYYNSSVAQGFYGVIVLAVTFCNIISLYLIEKVNKHDKESQESLKTMIRWIKVNISIKIIGLIISCIFYPPAMMISVYITLLGIVLPAQYKAAKRRKGTFN from the coding sequence AGCTTTTATGGATGCCGTACTTGCAATTATTATGACAATTCTTATATTAGAACTGAAAAAACCTGAAACAGCAACTTTAAAAGCACTTTGGAATCTGAGAGTAGATTTTTTTGCATATACGCTTTCATTTTTCTGGCTTGGAACAATGTGGGTAAATTTGCATAATGAATGGCATAAAATAAAATATATTACACCGTCAATTGTCTGGGTAAATGTAGTACTACTTTTCTTTTCCTCATTTTTTCCATATGTAACTTCTTTTGTCACTTTATATTATAACAGTAGTGTAGCGCAAGGATTTTATGGGGTAATAGTTCTGGCTGTTACATTCTGCAATATAATTTCGTTGTATCTGATAGAAAAGGTAAATAAACATGATAAAGAATCGCAGGAATCATTAAAAACAATGATAAGATGGATAAAAGTTAATATAAGTATAAAAATAATTGGGTTAATAATATCGTGTATATTTTATCCGCCTGCAATGATGATAAGTGTTTATATTACTTTACTTGGAATTGTACTTCCCGCACAATATAAGGCGGCAAAAAGAAGAAAAGGAACTTTTAATTGA